From Gouania willdenowi chromosome 18, fGouWil2.1, whole genome shotgun sequence, one genomic window encodes:
- the LOC114480784 gene encoding putative ferric-chelate reductase 1: protein MENETVEPTETRTTTVAPTITDSETVAPTPAVVATTADTRITAGPLTESIDRDGCSVTRLCAAEPSTCDPSTSSSCFFYSAKQKTGGEFAFELSGQSTGYIGLTLSTDDTLGGNDITYICAADGSTVVLITATLNNGVLKETQSGMSDGKGRIDGDTIQCSFCATLEQQSSRRKRRSTSGYNYSTGFQTGTYDTSSGELGTPTTKIKTNIVDLSNSNSIITSTTVAPTTMFTTEATTIADNVTVAPTVAGNVTVAATTPAVVAATALTSVTAAPLTVGDGK from the exons ATGGAAAACGAAACGGTGGAACCAACTGAGACCAGGACTActacagtagcaccaacaataaccgATAGTGAAACAGTAGCGCCAACTCCAGCAGTAGTGGCAACAACTGCAGATACCAGAATTACAGCAGGTCCTCTCACG GAAAGTATAGACAGGGATGGCTGCTCAGTAACCCGACTCTGTGCAGCTGAGCCGTCCACCTGCGACCCCAGTACAAGCtcgagttgttttttttactcagctAAGCAAAAGACTGGCGGAGAATTTGCATTTGAGCTTTCGGGGCAGTCGACCGGATACATCGGtttaacactttccactgatgaCACTCTG GGAGGCAACGACATAACCTACATCTGTGCAGCTGATGGCAGTACAGTGGTGCTCATCACTGCAACACTTAATAATGGAGTCTTGAAGGAGACACAG TCGGGAATGTCTGACGGGAAGGGCAGAATAGATGGCGATACAATCCAGTGCAGTTTTTGTGCCACTTTGGAGCAACAGTCttcaagaagaaaaagaagatctACAAGTGGTTACAACTATTCAACAGGATTTCAAACTGGAACTTACGACACAA GCTCTGGTGAACTGGGAACCCCCACCACAAAAATAAAGACCAACATAGTAGACCTTTCGAACTCCAACTCCATAATCACCTCAACAACAGTGGCTCCAACAACAATGTTTACGACAGAAGCCACAACTATTGCAGATAATGTTACAGTTGCCCCAACTGTTGCAGGTAATGTTACCGTTGCTGCTACAACTCCGGCAGTAGTGGCAGCAACGGCACTGACCAGCGTCACAGCAGCCCCTCTCACGGTGGGTGatggaaaataa
- the LOC114480783 gene encoding mucin-2-like produces the protein MENETVAPTETRTTTVAPTITENETVAPTETGTTTVAPTITENETVAPTETGTTTVAPTITENETVAPTETGTTTVAPTITDSETDAPTETRTTTVAPTITENKTVTQSLAVVATTTLTSFTAAPLTESVDRDGCSESRLCAAEPADCDPSTRLSCSFYSAVQKTGGDIAFDLSGQSTGYIGLTLSTDTQGVNDITYICAAAGRTVLLITARLNKGVLKVIPSRITGGKGRIVGNTVQCSFCIALEQLSKRRRRRTTTGNSFSTAFQTGSYNTSSGELGTPTTVIKTNPVDISNPNSTIINTITINSTTVAPTTRITTVAGNATGSPNVTGSATVAPTVEGNATVTPTVTGSATVASTITENDILGPTETGSSTVAPTITDSETVAPTETRTTTVAPTITENETVAPTETGKTGTTTVAPTITENETVTPTETGTTSVAPTITQNDILGPTETESSTVAPTITENETVAPTETGTTTVAPTITENEIVTPTETGTTTVAANATVTPTVAANDTVASTVVANATVTPTVAANDTVTPTVAANDTVASTVAANDTVTPTVTGSATVASTVAGNTTVGSLTTRAVVATTALTSVTAAPLPESVNRDGCSESRLCASEPADCDPSTSSNCFFLSADQKIGRNFSIELSGQAAGYIAVTFSTDNTLGGHDITYICAADGSTVVLITATFNNDVLIVTLLDVSEGKGRVDGNTIQCSFCVVLPESSTRVRSLASALHTGSYNATSGALGTPNTVIKTNQLDFTNANATVTNTLTSNSTTATPTTSSYAPTLHHSLLQTLLVTLAVLGLAML, from the exons ATGGAAAATGAAACGGTGGCACCAACTGAGACcaggactacgacagtagcaccaacaataacagaaaatgaaacagtagcgccgactgagaccgggacgacgacggtagcaccaacaataacagaaaatgaaacagtagcaccgactgagaccgggacgacgacggtagcaccaacaataacagaaaatgaaacagtagcaccgactgagaccgggacgacgacggtagcaccaacaataacagatagTGAAACAGATGCACCAACTGAGACtaggactacgacagtagcaccaacaataacagaaaataaaacgGTAACTCAAAGCCTTGCAGTAGTGGCAACAACAACTCTGACCAGCTTTACAGCAGCGCCTCTCACG GAAAGTGTAGACAGGGACGGCTGCTCAGAAAGCCGACTCTGTGCAGCTGAGCCAGCCGACTGCGACCCCAGTACAAGATTGAGCTGTTCCTTTTACTCAGCTGTGCAAAAGACTGGTGGAGATATTGCATTTGATCTTTCAGGGCAGTCAACCGGATACATTGGTTTAACACTTTCGACTGACACTCAG GGAGTCAATGACATAACCTACATCTGTGCGGCGGCTGGCCGCACGGTGCTGCTCATCACGGCTAGACTTAATAAGGGAGTCTTGAAGGTGATACCG TCAAGAATTACTGGCGGAAAGGGCAGAATAGTTGGCAATACAGTCCAGTGCAGTTTTTGTATCGCTTTGGAGCAGctttcaaaaagaagaagaagaagaaccacaACTGGTAACAGCTTTTCAACTGCATTCCAAACTGGAAGTTACAACACCA GCTCTGGTGAATTGGGAACTCCCACTACAGTGATAAAGACCAACCCAGTAGACATTTCAAACCCCAACTCCACCATTATCAATACAATCACCATCAACTCAACAACTGTGGCTCCAACAACCAGGATTACAACTGTGGCAGGGAATGCTACAGGTTCCCCAAATGTGACTGGGAGTGCTACAGTAGCCCCAACTGTAGAAGGGAATGCTACAGTTACCCCAACTGTGACTGGGAGTGCTACAGTAGCttcaacaataacagaaaatgatatTTTAGGACCAACTGAGACCGGGTCttcgacagtagcaccaacaataacagatagtgaaacagtagcaccgactgagaccaGGACTACAacggtagcaccaacaataacagaaaatgaaacagtagcaccgactgagaccggga agaccgggactacgacagtagcaccaacaataacagaaaatgaaacggtgacaccgactgagaccgggactacgtcagtagcaccaacaataacacaaaatgatattttaGGACCAACTGAGACCGAGTCttcgacagtagcaccaaccataacagaaaatgaaacagtagcaccgactgagaccgggactacgacagtagcaccaacaataacagaaaatgaaatagtgacaccgactgagaccgggactacgactgTGGCGGCTAATGCTACAGTTACCCCAACTGTGGCGGCTAATGATACAGTAGCCTCAACTGTGGTGGCTAATGCTACAGTTACCCCAACTGTGGCGGCTAATGATACAGTTACCCCAACTGTGGCGGCTAATGATACAGTAGCCTCAACTGTGGCGGCTAATGATACAGTTACCCCAACTGTGACGGGGAGTGCTACAGTGGCTTCAACTGTGGCGGGGAATACTACAGTTGGTTCTTTAACTACTCGGGCAGTAGTGGCAACAACGGCACTGACCAGCGTCACAGCAGCGCCTCTCCCG GAAAGTGTAAACAGGGACGGCTGCTCAGAAAGTCGACTTTGTGCATCTGAGCCAGCCGACTGCGACCCCAGTACAAGCTCAAACTGTTTCTTTCTGTCCGCTGACCAAAAGATTGGCAGAAACTTTTCAATTGAGCTTTCAGGGCAGGCAGCCGGCTACATCGCTGTTACATTTTCTACTGACAACACTCTG GGGGGGCACGACATAACCTATATCTGTGCGGCTGATGGCAGTACAGTGGTGCTCATCACTGCAACATTTAATAATGATGTCCTGATAGTGACACTG TTGGATGTGTCTGAAGGGAAGGGCAGAGTAGATGGAAACACAATCCAGTGCAGCTTTTGCGTTGTTTTGCCGGAATCATCTACGAGAGTTAGAAGCCTCGCATCAGCACTTCACACTGGAAGTTACAACGCAA CCTCTGGTGCACTGGGAACCCCTAATACAGTCATCAAGACCAACCAGCTTGACTTTACTAATGCTAACGCCACTGTCACCAATACCCTCACTAGCAACTCTACAACAGCTACCCCAACAACCTCAAGTTACGCACCCACCCTCCATCACTCACTGCTGCAAA CTCTGCTGGTGACTCTGGCAGTTTTGGGTCTGGCAATGCTGTGA